The region CCCTCCCCAGTTTTCCTTCCGGGTCTACTTCTTGAACATGTCTTGCAGCGGGCCAGGCAGAAACTTGAGGACAGTATCCAGGATActctcgtcatcatcatcgtcatcatctccACAACCTCTGGGGATGGCCTTCTTGGGACGCGTCAGAGAGCCCTCACAGGCCTGCTCCAGCGCCGCCTTCTCCTctgcctccttctcctccttcttcttcaggCCGTACTAAAACCAAAAACAGATCTCCTTAGCCAGTGAATAGCCCACTAAAAAGTCCACAATAATCCCTAACCACACATGCATTAGCAATAACGGTAGCATTAGCATTCCGCTTGAACATACAAGTTTATGTAAAACTAGCATTGAGGTTAGCATTAGCAATGAGAACAGCAAAGCAAAGTTAACATTGTCCATTGTGACCATGAGGTTAGCATTAGCAGTGACAGCAGCAAAGGAAAGTTAGCATTATCCATAGTGACCATGTTTATGAGACTAACTCGGGAGGTGTTAGTACCTTGTAGCCAGTGCCGGACATTAGCATAAGCATATGCTACGATAGTTACCACTGCACACTGTGGACTTGCCCAGCCAGTTAACACTAGGAAAATGCCCTACCTTGTCCCGAATGCTCTGCCGGACCTTCTCCCTCTCAGCCTCCATGCGGGCATGTTTTGCCTTCcgttcctcctcctgctgcctCAGGGCCTCTTGACGCTCTTCCTCTTTCTTGGCCGCGTCAGGGTCCTTCTCCTCCTCGCCGCCCAACATCTTGCCCATGTCCTTGGTGGCACCTGAGCGGCAGCACCAAGACAGAAGCAACGACAGTGAAAGGTGATGGAGGAACGACAGTTTGTGCCACGTTTGGTGGTGCATCGATGGCGCCTTGTTATTACCCGACTGGGGTCGATCGTAAATACAGGACCACCTGAGTGTATGAATCATGGATCAAGCAGCAGAGAAACAAAACAACTGCATCATACTATCAATCTTGGCCTGCGCAAACACACCAAAGCATCTAACATCTCAAACCTTCTAGAAATGACTTTATGAGCTGCAGTGGAACATACGTATAATATGATGTAATATATTCAAcatgattgttgtttttattatagtattgtatccatccatgcattttctgtaccgccaGTTACCAACCAATCGGAGGTGACGAACAACCGTCCGCGCTCGCACCAGGGGGCAATTTGGAgggctcaatcagcctaccatgtatGTTttagggatgtgggaggaaagcgGAGTGCtcggaaaaaaacacacacagggacAGGGAGAACCTGCAAACTCCGGAGGTGGGATCGAACCAACACCGTGtgaactgcgaggcggacgtgctaaccacttTACTGTATTGCATGTTGAATGACATATTAAACGTGTGTTACTACATACATGCTGTGCCCAATTAATGGACCAGTTAAATGtatgtatataccgtattttccggcctataaggcgcaccggactataaggtgcaccttcaatgaatggcccattttaaaactttatccttatataaggcgcaccggactataaggcgcaccattaatgcatcatgtcagatttttaatccaaatcaaatcattctccattttatcttttttatttcaacttcagacggaacaaattactttataatcataaaataatgatccatagtctttttgagtcatgattcatagtcttcagcgggccacttatgattgatttcatgacacaatgctttgggccagtttaaatttaggaatttagtccatatataaggcgcaccggactataaggcgcactgttggtttttgagaaaattttaggtttttaggtgcgccttatagggcggaaaatacggtaattataatGAAATGGAGAATAGATATGTTGTTTGTGTAACATTTTTTCTTAAGCAAgtaatgtatgcatgcatgaaaTGCAACAGTCATTATAGGTACGTAATATCATTCATACACGATTTTACCATATCTTAAATGTATATTGTAATGCTTCCATGGCGCATGTAACAGAAATTCATATAACGCactgtttaattcatatatgaaatggaaataaaatggaATGCATGTGTATGCTATATAATATAGTATGAGATGTATTCATTGTGATGGCTGTAGAAGCACTCGTCAACGTCATCGTCATTACTATCATCAGGCTTTGTCTCGCCTGTGGCGACTCGCAACTGCAACAGAAGCGATTGTAACAAATTAACACTCAGCTGGTGAGAAAGCGGGGTTAGGCGGGGATGGGTTCAGTGCTCAGCATGAGTTGGGGCTAAGGTCAGCCTGTCCGCTGCGGGTGTTTGGCAGCTGCGAAAACAAACATCACATCACATGTGGACTGCATACAAGCATCAGCAACTCATTCACGGCcaatgacggctatagacgtcaaagatacgTTTGGGTTAGCAGTGAATTGTCATTCCTTGCATTAAAGCTCCGATCCCACCTCAGAGGTTGTATCAATTCACAAGTCGCCTTCAATTCAGCTTTTTTCTCCGTACCGGCTTAGACGAACAAAAAGCCGTCTTTGAGGGGGCGTCTAAAAGGAGCAACTTGTTCCTTTTCGCCTTGAAAATTGCCTTTGTGCCTCCTCTCCACAGTGGCGTATTCAGCAGGGGTTTTGGATGGAGA is a window of Syngnathus typhle isolate RoL2023-S1 ecotype Sweden linkage group LG1, RoL_Styp_1.0, whole genome shotgun sequence DNA encoding:
- the LOC133161483 gene encoding complexin-2 isoform X1 — its product is MIHTLRWSCIYDRPQSGNNKAPSMHHQTWHKLSFLHHLSLSLLLSWCCRSGATKDMGKMLGGEEEKDPDAAKKEEERQEALRQQEEERKAKHARMEAEREKVRQSIRDKYGLKKKEEKEAEEKAALEQACEGSLTRPKKAIPRGCGDDDDDDDESILDTVLKFLPGPLQDMFKK
- the LOC133161483 gene encoding complexin-2 isoform X2, which codes for MDFVMKQALGGATKDMGKMLGGEEEKDPDAAKKEEERQEALRQQEEERKAKHARMEAEREKVRQSIRDKYGLKKKEEKEAEEKAALEQACEGSLTRPKKAIPRGCGDDDDDDDESILDTVLKFLPGPLQDMFKK